One genomic region from Ammospiza caudacuta isolate bAmmCau1 chromosome 1, bAmmCau1.pri, whole genome shotgun sequence encodes:
- the CCDC102B gene encoding coiled-coil domain-containing protein 102B isoform X2 produces MMNQNINLDCIQKQMEEMEVFGTQPTQPDKLDRCWQPGDHLFHSNLPSQSFYPNSPHYAHMHTSYSSDWEIFEAVKIQELEEVKARAAQMEKTMRWWSDCTANWREKWSKVRGERNKAREEARQLRIKLDSVIKELSVLKKINQDLVSEKENLENGTAWKTECCCSEISCIKKDQSLLMFLEPEPPKDLTKIIKIPGAEDTKKDVNKDQSNDNKKITPKPSDFFPNGLPSICVEKPKISLGTTAKTTENDLIHVSVLNLHLAEMRKILQKETEMNVFLEKEMEKMENELFLWKWKYEELRQTKLESLKQSKEAEGSERRIWDQTNFLVCCWRFYHDSE; encoded by the exons ATGATGAATCAAAACATTAATTTGGACTGTATTCAGAAACAAATGGAAGAGATGGAGGTTTTTGGGACCCAACCAACACAACCTGATAAATTAGATAGATGTTGGCAACCAGGTGACCACCTGTTTCATTCAAATCTTCCATCTCAAAGTTTCTACCCAAATTCACCTCATTATGCACATATGCATACAAGTTACAGCAGTGATTGGGAAATTTTTGAAGCAGTAAAAATACAGGAACTGGAGGAAGTCAAAGCCAGAGCTGCCCAAATGGAGAAGACCATGCGCTGGTGGTCAGATTGCACCGCTAATtggagagagaaatggagcaaagtgagaggagaaagaaataaagcacGAGAGGAAGCGAGACAATTGAGAATCAAACTAGACAGTGTCATAAAAGAGCTTAgtgtgcttaaaaaaataaatcaggattTAGTAAGTGAGAAGGAAAACTTAGAAAATGGAACTGCTTGGAAAACGGAATGCTGTTGCTCAGAAATATCCTGTATTAAAAAAGACCAAAGCCTGTTAATGTTTCTGGAACCAGAACCTCCAAAAGACCTAACCAAAATCATCAAAATTCCTGGGGCAGAAGACACAAAGAAG gaTGTAAACAAAGACCAAAGCAAtgacaataaaaaaatcaccccaaagccttccgATTTCTTCCCCAATGGACTTCCCAGCATCTGTGTGGAGAAACCTAAAATCAGTTTGGGCACTACAGCTAAGACAACAGAGAATGATTTAATACATGTATCAGTCTTAAATTTGCATTTGGCTGAGATGAGGAAAATCCTACAGAAGGAAACAGA aATGAATGTAtttctggagaaagaaatggaaaagatggaaaacgaattatttctttggaaatggaaatatgAAGAACTGAGACAAACCAAGCTGGAAAGCCTGAAACAG